One window of the Gimesia chilikensis genome contains the following:
- the mog gene encoding molybdopterin adenylyltransferase, with the protein MTARIGIVTVSDRASRGEYEDRGGPAIHEYLKEVLTSDWTPEARVIPDELSTITETLIELCDQEQCCLVVTTGGTGPARRDITPEATLAVAEKEMPGFGELMRKVSLEKVPTAILSRQTAVIRGGTLIINLPGQPKAIQECLDAVFPAVPYCIDLLEGPFLETDEERLVAFRPKKK; encoded by the coding sequence ATGACAGCCAGAATAGGAATTGTGACAGTATCCGATCGCGCCAGTCGAGGTGAGTATGAAGACCGGGGTGGCCCGGCGATCCACGAGTATCTGAAAGAAGTCCTGACCAGCGACTGGACGCCTGAGGCACGCGTTATTCCTGATGAACTCTCCACAATCACAGAGACTCTGATCGAGCTTTGTGATCAAGAGCAGTGCTGCCTGGTCGTAACGACTGGCGGAACCGGTCCTGCCAGACGGGACATCACGCCGGAAGCGACACTCGCAGTCGCGGAAAAAGAGATGCCCGGCTTTGGAGAACTGATGCGGAAGGTCTCACTCGAAAAAGTACCAACCGCCATTCTCTCCCGGCAGACCGCCGTGATCCGAGGTGGGACGTTGATCATCAATCTGCCTGGTCAGCCCAAGGCGATCCAGGAATGCCTGGATGCTGTCTTTCCGGCTGTCCCGTATTGTATCGACCTGCTGGAAGGTCCCTTTCTGGAGACCGATGAGGAGCGTCTGGTCGCTTTTCGCCCGAAGAAGAAATAG
- a CDS encoding ABC transporter permease — protein MNGILRLTLRYLAYNKLKTVTLILCVTLAVLLPVLLHFAVSWFEQDLHSRAIATPLVAGVKGSRFDLALQSMYFSRADLEPTNMQAVETIQESGYAMPIPLAVRFTAQDAPVVGTSLDYFEFRKLKLAQGTSLKRLGDCVLGASIAERLQLKPGDSLMSDPLNVFDLSGNYPLKMRVVGVLERAHSPDDEAVFVDLKTEWIISGIGHGHQTINAETSKDLVLGQKDQQTVANAAVPQFNEVTDENLASFHFHGDTGTFPVSSIIVVPNDAKSEVLLLGMYDSKDADVQMIRPVVIVDELLQVVFRVKQLFDVNTFLVSFSVGLLLVLVFTLSLRLRRRERQTMFQLGCSRSVIWKLQLTEVLLILVSSLVLVLCITAVVRVYAEQLLRIWIID, from the coding sequence ATGAATGGGATTCTGCGTCTCACATTACGCTATCTGGCGTATAACAAACTCAAAACAGTCACATTGATTCTATGTGTGACGCTGGCGGTGCTGCTGCCGGTCCTGCTGCACTTCGCTGTCAGCTGGTTCGAGCAGGATCTGCACTCCCGCGCTATAGCCACTCCTCTGGTGGCGGGTGTGAAAGGCAGCCGCTTCGATCTGGCTCTACAGAGCATGTATTTCAGTCGGGCAGATCTGGAACCGACTAATATGCAGGCCGTGGAAACCATTCAGGAATCGGGTTACGCCATGCCGATTCCGCTGGCAGTCCGGTTTACTGCGCAAGACGCACCAGTCGTGGGAACTTCGCTCGATTATTTCGAATTTCGAAAGCTGAAGTTAGCTCAAGGAACCAGCCTGAAACGACTCGGGGACTGTGTATTGGGCGCCAGCATCGCTGAGCGTTTGCAGTTGAAACCCGGCGACAGCCTGATGTCCGATCCGTTGAATGTGTTCGATCTGTCGGGGAATTACCCGTTGAAAATGCGGGTGGTGGGAGTGCTCGAGCGTGCCCATTCGCCAGATGACGAAGCTGTGTTTGTGGATTTGAAAACGGAATGGATCATTTCCGGAATCGGTCACGGCCATCAGACTATTAATGCAGAGACCAGCAAAGATCTGGTGCTCGGACAAAAGGACCAGCAGACTGTGGCTAATGCGGCGGTACCTCAATTCAATGAAGTGACCGATGAAAATCTGGCATCGTTTCACTTCCATGGGGACACTGGTACTTTCCCGGTATCGTCGATCATCGTGGTACCCAACGATGCCAAATCAGAGGTCCTGCTGCTGGGCATGTATGACTCTAAGGATGCCGATGTGCAGATGATTCGGCCTGTAGTAATTGTAGATGAACTGTTACAGGTTGTGTTTCGTGTTAAGCAGCTGTTTGACGTGAATACGTTCCTGGTTTCGTTCTCTGTGGGGCTGCTGCTGGTGCTGGTGTTTACGTTGTCCTTGCGTCTCCGTCGTCGCGAACGACAGACGATGTTTCAACTGGGCTGCAGTCGTTCGGTGATCTGGAAACTGCAACTGACCGAAGTGCTCTTGATTCTGGTCAGCAGTCTGGTTCTGGTGTTATGTATTACAGCTGTCGTGCGAGTGTATGCCGAACAGCTGCTGCGAATATGGATTATTGATTGA
- a CDS encoding ABC transporter ATP-binding protein: MIQIRQLKFGYPESSFRLNIPELEIQDAEKVAVIGPSGCGKTTLLNLISGILIPDHGELTAGDVDLRTLNDSQRRAYRISQIGFVFQEFELIDYLNVRENILLPYYINQTLKLDESVQARARDLAASMQIEQYLNSRIDQISQGERQRVAICRALLTQPQILLADEPTGNLDPANKRLIRDLLLEHATRTNAILIMVTHDDRLLDEFDRTIDIERFHEMVKTA; this comes from the coding sequence ATGATTCAGATCAGACAGCTCAAGTTTGGCTATCCGGAATCGAGTTTTCGGTTAAATATCCCTGAGCTGGAGATTCAGGATGCGGAAAAAGTCGCCGTCATTGGTCCCAGCGGCTGCGGCAAAACGACCCTGTTGAATCTGATCTCCGGGATTCTGATTCCAGATCATGGTGAGTTGACCGCGGGTGATGTCGATTTGCGTACTCTTAATGACAGTCAGAGACGAGCCTATCGCATTTCTCAAATCGGCTTTGTCTTTCAGGAATTTGAGCTGATCGATTATCTCAATGTCCGGGAAAATATCCTGCTGCCTTATTATATCAATCAGACTCTGAAGCTGGATGAAAGCGTGCAGGCACGGGCACGTGATTTGGCTGCCTCGATGCAGATCGAGCAGTACCTCAATTCACGCATTGATCAGATTTCCCAGGGAGAACGTCAGCGGGTTGCGATCTGCCGGGCACTGTTGACTCAACCTCAGATCCTGCTGGCCGATGAGCCGACCGGAAATCTGGATCCGGCCAACAAACGCCTGATCCGGGATCTGCTGCTGGAGCATGCCACCCGGACCAACGCCATACTGATTATGGTGACTCATGATGATCGCCTGCTGGACGAGTTCGACCGGACGATTGACATTGAGCGTTTTCATGAAATGGTGAAAACGGCATGA
- a CDS encoding metal ABC transporter substrate-binding protein has translation MMRKYALWFVLSPLILLSACESKESSPTGETAADAPPVVVVVNYPLEFIVDSLAGSEVKVLNPVPPGADPETWIPDDEVAETIQRAELIITNGADFADWVKKLSLPRSKVLRTSLSLKDALVTVPDFEVHSHGTGGAHSHAGTVAFFWLDPNLMYRQAEAIAQRLTKLNPADKQQIESRLLKFKESLAPLNQQLDQMKADYSGRHWFSRRPVYQYLARRCGWEMFHLHWKLGAEPTEGEWEQMQTLKKEHQISGVLWERSPGKDLREKLDAQGLNSFVLNPLTTKPAKGDYLTVMQEQLSQLAQFLKSNQPVSTEEKNPK, from the coding sequence ATGATGCGAAAATATGCCCTGTGGTTTGTACTGTCCCCACTGATATTGTTGTCTGCCTGTGAGTCAAAAGAGAGTTCGCCAACCGGGGAGACAGCAGCTGACGCACCCCCTGTCGTTGTGGTCGTCAATTACCCGCTGGAATTCATCGTGGACTCACTGGCTGGTTCGGAAGTCAAAGTTCTGAATCCAGTTCCCCCCGGCGCAGACCCCGAAACCTGGATTCCCGACGATGAAGTCGCAGAAACGATCCAGCGGGCAGAACTGATTATCACGAATGGGGCTGATTTTGCTGACTGGGTGAAAAAGCTCTCTCTCCCACGATCGAAGGTTCTGAGGACATCGTTGTCACTCAAAGATGCGCTGGTGACAGTTCCTGATTTTGAAGTTCACAGTCATGGCACTGGAGGAGCACATTCCCATGCGGGTACTGTCGCGTTTTTCTGGCTCGATCCCAATCTGATGTACCGACAGGCGGAAGCCATCGCTCAACGACTGACAAAGTTGAACCCTGCTGACAAGCAGCAGATTGAGTCCCGACTACTCAAGTTCAAGGAATCGCTCGCGCCACTCAATCAGCAGCTCGATCAGATGAAAGCCGATTATTCGGGACGGCACTGGTTTTCCCGGCGTCCCGTCTATCAATACTTGGCCCGGAGGTGCGGCTGGGAAATGTTTCACCTGCACTGGAAACTCGGGGCAGAGCCCACTGAAGGCGAGTGGGAACAGATGCAAACCCTTAAGAAGGAACATCAGATTTCAGGTGTCCTCTGGGAACGGTCCCCGGGTAAAGACCTGCGTGAGAAATTGGATGCGCAGGGCCTGAATTCATTCGTCCTCAACCCGCTGACCACAAAACCGGCAAAGGGAGATTATCTCACCGTGATGCAGGAGCAGCTGTCACAACTGGCACAGTTTCTGAAATCAAATCAGCCGGTCTCCACCGAAGAAAAGAATCCCAAGTAA
- a CDS encoding TatD family hydrolase, with protein MQIIQPHYHAIARTAQDYERMAMSGVVAVAEPAFWAGFDRLYPETFVDYFRQISEFEPTRAAEYGIKHYCWVAVNPKEAENPTLSHEVLKHMPEFYEKPNVLGVGEIGFHKTTKNEEEIFEAQVEQAIKYDQLILIHTPHLQDKVRGTKRTLEVLAHMNVNPERVWIDHVEEHTIREPLEAGYWVGFTLYPITKCSPKRACDMLEMYGHERILVNSSADWGPSDPFTLQQCVVQYRARGYSVQDAIEIFHNNPARFLGQNPKFDIKPIQLETIEEEITDMV; from the coding sequence ATGCAAATCATCCAACCTCATTATCATGCGATCGCCCGAACAGCCCAGGACTATGAACGGATGGCAATGTCCGGTGTCGTAGCCGTTGCTGAGCCTGCTTTCTGGGCCGGCTTTGACCGTCTGTATCCGGAAACCTTTGTGGATTACTTCCGCCAGATCAGTGAATTCGAACCAACCCGTGCCGCTGAATATGGCATTAAGCATTACTGCTGGGTTGCCGTGAATCCCAAGGAAGCTGAAAACCCGACATTGAGTCACGAAGTGCTCAAGCACATGCCGGAATTCTACGAAAAGCCGAACGTGCTGGGCGTGGGAGAAATCGGTTTCCATAAGACAACCAAGAATGAAGAAGAGATCTTCGAAGCCCAGGTCGAGCAGGCGATCAAATATGATCAGCTGATTCTGATTCATACGCCTCACCTGCAGGACAAAGTCCGCGGAACCAAGCGGACCCTGGAAGTCCTGGCGCACATGAACGTCAATCCGGAACGGGTCTGGATCGACCATGTCGAAGAACACACAATCCGCGAACCGCTGGAAGCGGGCTACTGGGTCGGCTTCACTCTCTATCCTATTACCAAGTGCTCGCCCAAACGGGCCTGTGACATGCTCGAAATGTATGGTCACGAACGAATCCTGGTGAACTCCTCAGCTGACTGGGGACCCAGTGATCCCTTTACCCTGCAGCAGTGTGTCGTGCAGTACCGGGCACGCGGCTACTCGGTTCAGGATGCGATCGAAATCTTCCACAACAATCCGGCGCGATTCCTGGGACAGAATCCCAAATTCGATATCAAGCCGATTCAACTGGAAACAATCGAAGAAGAAATTACAGATATGGTCTAA